The proteins below come from a single Azospirillum sp. B510 genomic window:
- a CDS encoding cellulase family glycosylhydrolase — protein sequence MATSPVDTTFVVNASGVTAGGVWPHFKFLVDGAAVGQATVNSTNAGRYSFTTKLAPDVAHKVQIVYDNDWLATDTSGMYRDLIVKSIEVNGKTIASTNSAVSYAADGQGTLSGREVLSWSGSLDFNMSKDLFAGSGGGTPVTPPPTTGGTPIVVNAHGTAAGGVNAHFKVLVDGKMIGEGTAGTAAKDFAFNANVGADMAHKVQIQYDNDSVVNGVDRNLFVNKITIGGHAVTPTDGIVSIDKGALDGKDVIAGQKEMWWNGTMEVKADKSWFAGSGNPGSPPPTKPTLSVGDVTVTEPTGSKAAGGIQGFLHTQGNQIVDEAGNTVRLTGVNWFGGEGYNYVPAGLWADSYQHHLESMKSVGFNTIRLTLSDEMFDSSAVTNGIDFSKNPDLAGLTRLQVYDKVIDYAGKLGMKVILDHHRNDGGAGTNESGLWYTDKHPESTMIANWKMLAQHYAGNETVIGADLHNEPSVSATWGGNAATDWASAAERIGNAIQTVNKDWLLFVEGTEWSSTLAGAQSRPIHFDTPDKLVYSPHAYGQSVGQFSWLNDPNYPNNLPAQYDKMWGYLYKSDTAPIMLGEWGGQFTSAAEQTWGKTLAKYLNGDWNLDGKSDIAAGDKGMSWTFWAWTPESGDVGGILMDDYKTINPTKAAIVKTAMGGAVFDTDNGATTPNTANATFTVKLSSASGTPVTVDYATVDGTAKAGSDYTATSGKLTFAAGETAKTVTVKVLSDHLSEGTETFGLKISNPTAATIADGTGTGTIVDASAAKMAAASLSSADLLAHTMTAANDTAGTADLSAATASHDVAATDMSYTTAGTAYHDLHGTDSSLSHAA from the coding sequence ATTCCACCAACGCCGGCCGCTATAGCTTCACCACCAAGCTGGCCCCCGACGTCGCCCACAAGGTCCAGATCGTGTACGACAACGACTGGTTGGCGACCGACACCAGCGGCATGTACCGCGACCTGATCGTCAAGTCGATCGAGGTCAACGGCAAGACCATCGCGTCGACCAATTCGGCCGTCTCCTACGCCGCCGACGGCCAGGGCACGCTGTCCGGCCGCGAGGTGCTGTCCTGGAGCGGCTCGCTGGACTTCAACATGTCCAAGGACCTGTTCGCCGGCAGCGGCGGCGGGACCCCGGTCACGCCGCCGCCGACCACCGGCGGCACGCCGATCGTCGTCAACGCCCATGGGACGGCGGCCGGCGGGGTGAATGCCCATTTCAAGGTTCTGGTCGACGGCAAGATGATCGGTGAAGGCACCGCCGGCACCGCCGCGAAGGACTTCGCCTTCAACGCCAATGTCGGCGCCGACATGGCCCACAAGGTCCAGATCCAGTACGACAACGACAGCGTGGTCAACGGCGTCGACCGCAACCTGTTCGTCAACAAGATCACCATCGGCGGCCATGCCGTGACCCCGACCGACGGCATCGTGTCGATCGACAAGGGCGCCCTGGACGGCAAGGACGTGATCGCCGGCCAGAAGGAGATGTGGTGGAACGGCACCATGGAGGTGAAGGCCGACAAATCCTGGTTCGCCGGCTCCGGCAATCCGGGATCGCCCCCCCCGACCAAGCCGACCCTGTCGGTCGGTGACGTGACGGTGACCGAGCCGACCGGCAGCAAGGCCGCCGGCGGCATCCAGGGCTTCCTGCACACCCAGGGCAACCAGATCGTCGACGAGGCCGGCAACACCGTGCGCCTGACCGGGGTGAACTGGTTCGGCGGCGAGGGCTACAACTATGTGCCCGCCGGCCTGTGGGCCGACAGCTACCAGCACCATCTGGAAAGCATGAAGTCGGTCGGCTTCAACACCATCCGCCTGACCCTGTCGGACGAGATGTTCGACAGCAGTGCCGTGACCAACGGCATCGACTTCTCCAAGAACCCGGATCTGGCCGGCCTGACCCGCCTCCAGGTCTATGACAAGGTCATCGACTATGCCGGCAAGCTCGGCATGAAGGTGATCCTCGACCACCACCGCAACGACGGCGGCGCCGGCACCAACGAAAGCGGGCTGTGGTACACCGACAAGCATCCTGAATCGACGATGATCGCGAACTGGAAGATGCTTGCCCAGCATTATGCCGGCAACGAGACCGTCATCGGCGCCGACCTGCACAATGAGCCGAGCGTCTCCGCCACCTGGGGCGGCAATGCCGCCACCGACTGGGCATCCGCCGCCGAGCGCATCGGCAACGCCATCCAGACCGTCAACAAGGACTGGCTGCTGTTCGTCGAAGGCACGGAATGGAGCAGCACGCTGGCCGGCGCCCAATCCCGCCCGATCCATTTCGACACGCCCGACAAGCTCGTCTACTCGCCGCACGCCTACGGCCAGAGCGTCGGCCAGTTCAGCTGGCTGAATGATCCGAACTACCCGAACAACCTGCCGGCCCAATATGACAAGATGTGGGGCTATCTCTACAAGAGCGACACCGCGCCGATCATGCTGGGCGAATGGGGCGGCCAGTTCACCAGCGCGGCCGAGCAGACCTGGGGCAAGACCCTCGCCAAATATCTGAACGGCGACTGGAACCTGGACGGCAAGAGCGACATCGCCGCCGGCGACAAGGGGATGAGCTGGACCTTCTGGGCCTGGACCCCGGAATCGGGCGATGTCGGCGGCATCCTGATGGACGACTACAAGACCATCAACCCGACCAAGGCCGCCATCGTCAAGACCGCCATGGGCGGCGCCGTGTTCGACACGGACAACGGCGCCACCACCCCGAACACCGCCAACGCCACCTTCACGGTCAAGCTGTCGTCGGCCTCCGGCACTCCGGTCACGGTGGATTACGCCACGGTGGACGGCACGGCCAAGGCCGGGTCCGACTACACCGCCACCAGCGGCAAGCTGACCTTCGCCGCCGGCGAGACCGCGAAGACGGTGACGGTCAAGGTGCTGAGCGACCACCTGTCGGAAGGCACCGAGACCTTCGGTCTGAAGATCTCCAACCCGACCGCGGCGACCATCGCCGACGGCACCGGCACCGGCACGATCGTCGATGCCTCCGCCGCCAAGATGGCCGCCGCGTCGCTCAGCTCGGCCGACCTGCTGGCCCACACCATGACGGCCGCCAACGACACGGCCGGCACCGCCGACCTGTCGGCGGCGACCGCCAGCCACGACGTCGCGGCGACGGACATGTCCTATACCACGGCCGGCACCGCCTATCACGACCTGCACGGCACCGACAGCAGCCTCTCCCACGCGGCCTGA
- a CDS encoding serine acetyltransferase, producing the protein MQDAPRYTYRQTVAADAIRYGGGGGLAAVLKLLAGNRNFRVTFTLRSCQAADRMAGPLRRPLLAACRLLHRWTQHSAAMDLPWETRIGPGLRILHGWGLVVNANARIGANVTLFHGVTLGQKDDLLPTGRVTHYPELGDGVWVGPHAVVIGVGIGEDSIVAASSVVTKPMPRRSVVAGNPGKAVAEVAIPDIPHPAPVGGQPAAMAGSAISPVPG; encoded by the coding sequence ATGCAGGACGCTCCGCGCTACACCTATCGCCAGACCGTCGCCGCCGACGCCATCCGCTATGGCGGTGGGGGCGGTTTGGCGGCGGTGCTGAAGCTGTTGGCCGGGAACCGCAATTTCCGGGTGACCTTCACCCTGCGCAGTTGCCAGGCGGCCGACCGGATGGCGGGGCCGCTGCGCCGGCCGCTGCTGGCCGCCTGCCGGCTCCTGCACCGCTGGACCCAGCATTCCGCCGCCATGGATCTCCCCTGGGAAACCCGGATCGGGCCGGGGCTGCGCATCCTGCACGGCTGGGGGCTGGTGGTGAACGCCAACGCCCGCATCGGCGCCAACGTCACCCTGTTCCATGGCGTCACCTTGGGCCAGAAGGACGACCTGCTGCCCACCGGCCGGGTGACCCATTATCCGGAGCTGGGCGACGGCGTCTGGGTCGGGCCGCATGCGGTGGTGATCGGTGTCGGCATCGGCGAAGACTCCATCGTCGCCGCATCCTCGGTCGTCACCAAGCCGATGCCCCGGCGCAGCGTGGTCGCCGGCAATCCGGGCAAGGCGGTGGCCGAGGTCGCCATTCCCGACATCCCGCATCCGGCGCCGGTCGGCGGCCAGCCGGCCGCGATGGCCGGCTCCGCCATCTCCCCCGTTCCGGGCTGA
- a CDS encoding lipopolysaccharide biosynthesis protein, whose protein sequence is MALEAGTIIKHGWMFMVANVVNRAAGLLLLPLYAKVLSPAEFGVYALISVVGDIVAVMLMIGMINAFTVVYFEHADDRGRRRVVSTTMIGLWVASLALLAVALPAGWGASELLFGGTGQAPIIAFAFVGIAFSAVFELALAYYRVHKRSGTCLLISVGKAVGLIGLNLSFLLVMDLGVTGIFLANAITFVGLGIALTVAILGANGVGFSFGLLRRVTVLGLPFMPQTMLDMGNQFAMRYLVNLLMGVAAVGVLSFGLRLATLLYMFLTASFLQIWSVSRIEAQHDRGGDGTAGRDQSEFVFYLFVVLLSAAALGMALTAPEVLWLIASSDYDTVLPCMPLLVLAYVVHGVRMHAEVGLVKTKKVGVLPAISLGGLAMGTLIMGVTLGPLGLMGGAIGVLGRELVMLLATEALCRRLSPAEPPLSALRVTGVLAPAAIAYLAGLALFGFAVEPSFTAAKLGLTMLFAVAALFGPSFGKADRAMLFRMLVRFLRRPQAA, encoded by the coding sequence ATGGCTCTCGAAGCTGGTACGATCATCAAGCATGGCTGGATGTTCATGGTGGCGAATGTGGTCAACCGCGCCGCGGGACTGCTTCTGCTGCCGCTCTATGCGAAGGTCCTGTCACCGGCGGAGTTCGGTGTCTATGCCCTGATCAGCGTCGTCGGCGACATCGTGGCGGTCATGCTGATGATCGGGATGATCAACGCCTTCACCGTCGTCTATTTCGAGCATGCCGACGACCGCGGCCGACGCCGCGTGGTCAGCACCACGATGATCGGTCTGTGGGTGGCCTCGCTGGCCCTGCTGGCGGTGGCGCTGCCGGCCGGTTGGGGCGCCAGCGAACTGCTGTTCGGCGGCACCGGCCAGGCGCCGATCATCGCCTTCGCCTTCGTCGGCATCGCCTTCAGCGCGGTGTTCGAACTGGCGCTGGCCTATTACCGGGTCCACAAGCGGTCGGGCACCTGTCTGCTGATCTCCGTCGGCAAGGCGGTGGGGCTGATCGGTCTCAACCTCAGCTTCCTGCTGGTGATGGATCTGGGGGTGACCGGCATCTTCCTGGCCAACGCCATCACCTTCGTCGGGCTCGGCATCGCGCTGACGGTGGCGATCCTCGGGGCGAACGGCGTCGGCTTCTCCTTCGGGCTGCTGAGGCGGGTGACGGTCCTCGGGCTGCCCTTCATGCCGCAGACCATGCTGGACATGGGCAACCAGTTCGCCATGCGCTATCTGGTCAACCTGCTGATGGGCGTGGCGGCGGTGGGCGTGCTGTCCTTCGGGCTTCGGCTCGCCACTCTGCTCTACATGTTCCTGACCGCCTCCTTCCTGCAAATCTGGTCGGTCAGCCGGATCGAGGCGCAGCATGATAGAGGGGGGGACGGCACCGCCGGGCGCGACCAGTCGGAATTCGTCTTTTACCTGTTCGTCGTCCTGCTGTCGGCGGCGGCCTTGGGCATGGCGCTGACCGCGCCGGAGGTGCTGTGGCTGATCGCGTCCAGCGACTATGACACGGTGCTGCCCTGCATGCCGCTGCTGGTACTGGCCTATGTGGTCCACGGCGTGCGCATGCATGCGGAGGTCGGGCTGGTCAAGACAAAGAAGGTCGGCGTGCTGCCGGCGATCTCGCTGGGCGGGTTGGCGATGGGCACGCTGATCATGGGGGTGACCCTCGGGCCGCTCGGCCTGATGGGCGGAGCCATCGGCGTGCTGGGGCGCGAGTTGGTGATGCTGCTTGCCACCGAAGCGCTGTGCCGCCGCCTGAGCCCGGCGGAGCCGCCGCTCAGCGCCCTGCGGGTGACCGGCGTCCTGGCGCCGGCCGCCATCGCCTATCTCGCCGGGCTCGCCCTGTTCGGCTTCGCGGTGGAGCCGAGCTTCACCGCGGCCAAGCTCGGCCTCACCATGCTGTTCGCCGTCGCCGCCCTGTTCGGGCCGAGTTTCGGCAAGGCCGACCGCGCCATGCTGTTCCGCATGCTCGTCCGATTTCTGCGCCGGCCGCAGGCGGCATGA
- a CDS encoding exopolysaccharide biosynthesis polyprenyl glycosylphosphotransferase: MSKLDPEVVIDLTSAKKATIPTIAPGLLLALSDGLVLALVGWTLNHFLGVDALAEPMEAAAWQRSLVTGLMLVPLVKSVFGIYTLGRFDYMERTRRTFQAAFLCCAVLAVPFIVMEGFRSFFVEALSIALLGFAITYVADLLLIQGLLSSALDWRTPVMIVGAGPQGAAIAEKLQRLPWLGMRPVGFVDDDDSLWQTRVAGLPVMGPVELLANSPAVASQASAAIVADMGRHGGDLTGLVRTLPFRQVYCVLGEGNVSAVDASYHNLHGSLALRVSVRPPTGYLRIRRAMDVVLSAILLVLVAPLMLGLAIAIKLDSPGPVMFRQKRWAGGKQTFDLLKFRSMHVDAEEQLQHLLANDPVAREEYMTYHKLTVDPRITPLGRFLRKTSLDELPQLWNILMGDMSLIGPRAYMPKELPEVGVSADVIGTVRPGLTGYWQVSGRHRTTFQERVSMDVFYVRNCGLLFDFFILCKTAVMVLKGDGS, encoded by the coding sequence ATGAGCAAACTGGACCCAGAAGTGGTCATCGATCTGACCTCGGCAAAAAAGGCGACGATCCCGACGATCGCCCCCGGGCTGTTGCTTGCACTCTCCGACGGACTGGTCCTCGCCCTGGTGGGGTGGACGCTCAACCATTTCCTCGGCGTCGACGCGCTGGCCGAGCCGATGGAGGCCGCCGCCTGGCAACGGTCGCTGGTGACCGGCCTGATGCTGGTGCCCCTGGTCAAATCGGTGTTCGGCATCTACACGCTTGGACGCTTCGATTACATGGAACGGACGAGACGGACGTTCCAGGCGGCCTTCCTGTGCTGCGCCGTGCTGGCCGTGCCGTTCATCGTGATGGAAGGCTTCCGCTCCTTCTTCGTCGAGGCGTTGTCGATCGCCCTTCTCGGCTTCGCCATCACCTATGTCGCCGACCTGTTGCTGATCCAGGGGCTGCTGTCCAGCGCGCTCGACTGGCGCACGCCGGTGATGATCGTCGGTGCCGGCCCGCAGGGTGCCGCCATCGCCGAGAAGCTGCAACGCCTGCCCTGGCTCGGCATGCGGCCGGTCGGCTTCGTCGACGACGACGACAGCCTGTGGCAGACCCGCGTTGCCGGCCTGCCGGTGATGGGACCGGTGGAACTGCTGGCCAACTCGCCCGCCGTGGCGTCCCAGGCCAGCGCCGCCATCGTCGCCGACATGGGGCGCCATGGTGGCGACCTGACCGGTCTGGTGCGCACCCTTCCCTTCCGTCAGGTCTATTGCGTGCTCGGCGAGGGCAATGTCAGCGCCGTCGATGCGAGCTATCACAATCTGCACGGTTCGCTGGCCCTGCGCGTCAGCGTCCGCCCGCCGACCGGCTATCTGCGCATCCGCCGCGCCATGGACGTCGTGCTGTCCGCCATCCTGCTGGTCCTGGTGGCGCCGCTGATGCTCGGCCTCGCCATCGCCATCAAGCTGGACAGCCCCGGCCCGGTGATGTTCCGCCAGAAGCGCTGGGCCGGCGGCAAGCAGACCTTCGACCTGTTGAAATTCCGCTCCATGCATGTCGATGCGGAGGAGCAGTTGCAGCATCTGCTGGCGAACGACCCGGTCGCCCGCGAAGAATACATGACCTACCACAAGCTGACCGTCGATCCGCGCATCACCCCGCTCGGCCGCTTCCTGCGCAAGACCTCGCTCGACGAGCTGCCGCAGCTGTGGAACATCCTGATGGGCGACATGAGCCTGATCGGCCCGCGCGCCTACATGCCGAAGGAGCTGCCCGAGGTCGGTGTGTCCGCCGACGTGATCGGCACCGTCCGCCCCGGCCTGACCGGCTACTGGCAGGTGTCGGGACGTCACCGCACCACCTTCCAGGAGCGGGTGTCGATGGATGTCTTCTATGTCCGCAACTGCGGCCTGCTGTTCGACTTCTTCATCCTGTGCAAGACCGCGGTGATGGTGCTGAAGGGCGACGGTTCATAA
- a CDS encoding O-antigen ligase family protein has product MRLLDFLEKSIAVIGIVAFGGSVLPLMLTGGDPLAGDLESAGVTILYGGLYVLLLAAIALRPAIAFQIPFASPALTMMMAFAFLTALWSLFPDVTLRRSIAFLFTTVFGIWLALRFRFPEIMRLLVVGLSFLMVVSYVMIFTMPAIGLDSAQHVGAWKGVFFQKNVTGRMMVWLVLALVWLDWRKEQSRWVTRPLILLAMLLIVMSRSGTGLVTSVLVSVALLSTTMLRGSIRNFAPTMALLIALLVIMITAGATFWYDVLYALGRDPTLTGRTVLWEHIVHSVSERPLLGYGYAAYWYGFNGPGSSFTRDWGITSAHSGWLELTLDLGLVGVVLVVAVLGRMLFQGFFAARYGSSRPEAAWAFAVGCALLAVSVSESVFAERHSMNWVIASIAVVRLIQQSRWQRLLKDRAAERRRLHRHAPAGIAASPAYAGQVRGL; this is encoded by the coding sequence ATGAGACTCCTGGATTTTCTGGAAAAGAGCATCGCCGTCATCGGCATCGTCGCCTTCGGCGGTTCGGTGCTTCCCTTGATGCTGACCGGTGGCGACCCTCTGGCCGGCGACCTGGAATCCGCCGGCGTCACCATCCTCTATGGCGGCCTCTATGTTTTGTTGCTCGCCGCCATCGCGCTGAGACCGGCCATCGCCTTCCAGATCCCCTTCGCCAGTCCGGCGCTGACGATGATGATGGCCTTCGCCTTCCTGACCGCGCTGTGGTCGCTGTTCCCGGACGTGACGCTGCGCCGCTCGATCGCCTTCCTGTTCACCACGGTGTTCGGCATCTGGCTCGCCCTGCGCTTCCGCTTTCCCGAGATCATGCGGCTGCTGGTGGTCGGGCTGTCGTTCCTGATGGTCGTGTCCTACGTCATGATCTTCACGATGCCGGCGATCGGTCTGGACAGCGCCCAGCACGTCGGCGCCTGGAAAGGCGTGTTCTTCCAGAAGAACGTCACCGGCCGCATGATGGTCTGGCTGGTGCTGGCCCTGGTCTGGCTCGACTGGCGGAAGGAGCAGAGCCGCTGGGTCACCCGGCCGCTGATCCTGCTGGCGATGCTGCTGATCGTGATGAGCCGCTCCGGCACCGGTCTGGTCACCTCGGTTCTGGTGTCGGTGGCGCTGCTGTCCACCACGATGCTGCGCGGCAGCATCCGCAATTTCGCCCCCACCATGGCGTTGCTGATCGCCCTGCTGGTCATCATGATCACGGCGGGCGCCACCTTCTGGTACGACGTGCTCTATGCGCTGGGCCGCGATCCGACCCTGACCGGCCGCACCGTGCTGTGGGAACACATCGTCCATTCGGTCAGCGAGCGTCCGCTGCTCGGCTACGGCTATGCCGCCTACTGGTACGGCTTCAACGGGCCGGGGTCCAGCTTCACCCGCGACTGGGGCATCACCTCGGCTCACAGCGGCTGGTTGGAACTGACGCTCGACCTCGGCCTCGTCGGGGTGGTGCTGGTGGTGGCGGTGCTCGGCCGCATGCTGTTCCAGGGCTTCTTCGCCGCCCGCTACGGCAGCAGCCGGCCGGAGGCCGCCTGGGCCTTCGCCGTCGGCTGCGCCCTGCTGGCGGTGTCGGTATCGGAAAGCGTGTTCGCCGAGCGTCACTCCATGAATTGGGTGATCGCCAGCATCGCCGTCGTCCGCCTGATCCAGCAGAGCCGTTGGCAACGCCTGCTGAAGGACCGGGCGGCCGAACGGCGGCGCCTGCACCGGCATGCCCCGGCGGGGATCGCCGCATCGCCGGCCTATGCCGGCCAGGTCCGGGGGCTTTAG
- a CDS encoding glycosyltransferase family 2 protein, which produces MSPKNEPAGRDQPATDKQTAQEQTGGQRTANEQVTVVIPTRNRPDMVMRAVRSALDQTYRDLDVVVVIDGPDPATASHLAALADPRLTVMELETNHGAAEARNIGVRAAPGDWIAFLDDDDHWMPEKVELQMAARPAGIRFPILSCRCQVVTARGSFAWPRRLATPADAIGDYLFVRRGLFKGETFAPTTTLLTPKALLLRNPIPKSRFDDWEWLITCGRIDGAALIHIPDVMAIHYTEENNRVTLSTCHNINQALEWAESMRDHLSPRAYASLLLQATGGEHAARTAGTRWRILNSALRDGQPTPMALATFTMHSLMPVGLRRRLRQALFSASDAA; this is translated from the coding sequence ATGAGCCCGAAGAACGAGCCGGCAGGCCGCGACCAACCGGCGACCGATAAGCAAACGGCCCAAGAACAGACAGGCGGCCAGCGGACGGCCAATGAACAGGTCACCGTCGTGATCCCCACCCGCAACCGCCCGGACATGGTGATGCGGGCGGTGCGCAGCGCCCTCGATCAGACCTACCGGGACCTCGACGTCGTCGTGGTGATCGACGGACCGGATCCGGCGACGGCCTCCCATCTGGCGGCGCTCGCCGATCCGCGGCTGACGGTGATGGAGTTGGAGACCAATCACGGCGCGGCGGAAGCCCGCAACATCGGCGTGCGCGCCGCGCCGGGCGACTGGATCGCCTTTCTTGACGACGACGACCACTGGATGCCGGAAAAGGTGGAGTTGCAGATGGCGGCCCGCCCCGCCGGCATCCGCTTTCCCATCCTCAGCTGCCGCTGTCAGGTGGTGACCGCGCGCGGCAGCTTCGCCTGGCCACGCCGGCTGGCGACGCCGGCCGATGCCATCGGCGACTATCTGTTCGTCCGCCGAGGCCTGTTCAAGGGCGAAACCTTCGCCCCCACCACCACGCTGCTGACGCCGAAGGCCCTGCTGCTGCGCAACCCCATCCCCAAATCCCGCTTCGACGACTGGGAATGGCTGATCACCTGCGGCCGGATCGATGGCGCGGCGCTGATCCATATCCCCGATGTGATGGCCATCCATTACACCGAGGAGAACAACCGCGTCACGCTGTCGACCTGCCACAACATCAACCAGGCCCTGGAATGGGCGGAGTCGATGCGCGACCACCTGTCGCCGCGCGCCTATGCCAGCCTGCTGTTGCAGGCGACCGGCGGCGAGCATGCCGCCCGCACCGCCGGCACGCGCTGGCGGATCCTGAATTCCGCCTTGCGCGACGGCCAGCCGACGCCGATGGCGCTCGCCACCTTCACCATGCATTCGCTGATGCCGGTCGGCCTGCGCCGCCGCCTGCGCCAGGCCCTGTTCTCCGCGTCCGACGCCGCCTGA
- a CDS encoding glycosyltransferase family 4 protein codes for MDCTNDSRPPVVQPDASNRIVVVFATPGALDGGGGIGRMTGYVVDQFDKSATTRSIILDTRGTGSVLLSPLYLGLTLTRMAWLLARRQASVVHINVSERASFLRKAAVQAVAGLLGCPTVVHLHGASFVEFFQGGLFARAISRWLFNRCGRVVVLGDNWRDFLVQSVRTDPRKIRVLYNAVPDVGADLGPPEPPVAGAVLSLLVLANLSERKGIGTLLRACALLKERGQPFRVTIGGGGNVEGYRAMAAGLGVAEECDFLGWVGRDEAHAHIRSHDILLLPSTHEGLPMVILEALSAQLPVITTPVGSIPEVLTDGETARIIPVNDAGALADAVLQLGRDPDLYRGLAENGRRLFLKRFVIDAYAKSLLAIYQELDRSAAELPAELGKLARSAAASSKRR; via the coding sequence ATGGACTGCACCAACGACAGCCGCCCCCCCGTCGTCCAACCGGATGCGTCCAACCGGATCGTGGTCGTGTTCGCCACACCCGGCGCACTCGACGGCGGCGGCGGCATCGGCCGCATGACCGGTTACGTGGTCGACCAATTCGACAAATCCGCCACGACCCGATCCATCATCCTCGATACCCGCGGCACCGGCAGCGTCCTGCTGTCCCCCCTGTATCTCGGCCTCACCCTGACGCGGATGGCCTGGCTGCTGGCCCGGCGGCAGGCATCCGTCGTCCACATCAACGTGTCGGAACGGGCGAGCTTCCTGCGCAAGGCGGCGGTCCAGGCGGTGGCCGGGCTGCTGGGTTGCCCGACCGTCGTCCATCTGCACGGCGCCTCCTTCGTCGAGTTCTTCCAGGGCGGCCTCTTCGCCCGCGCCATCAGCCGCTGGCTGTTCAACCGTTGCGGCCGGGTGGTGGTCCTGGGCGACAATTGGCGCGACTTCCTGGTGCAGTCCGTCCGCACCGACCCCCGCAAGATCCGGGTGCTCTACAATGCCGTGCCCGATGTCGGCGCCGACCTCGGCCCACCCGAACCGCCGGTGGCCGGGGCGGTCCTGTCCCTGCTGGTGCTGGCCAACCTGTCGGAACGCAAGGGCATCGGCACGTTGCTGCGCGCCTGCGCGCTGTTGAAGGAGCGCGGACAGCCCTTCCGGGTCACCATCGGCGGCGGTGGCAACGTCGAGGGTTATCGCGCCATGGCGGCCGGGCTGGGCGTGGCGGAGGAGTGCGACTTCCTCGGCTGGGTTGGCCGGGACGAGGCGCACGCCCACATCCGCTCCCATGACATTCTGCTGCTGCCCTCCACCCATGAGGGGCTGCCGATGGTGATCCTGGAGGCGCTGTCGGCCCAACTGCCGGTCATCACCACGCCGGTCGGCTCGATCCCGGAGGTGCTGACCGACGGCGAGACCGCCCGGATCATCCCGGTGAACGATGCCGGCGCCCTGGCCGATGCCGTCCTCCAGCTCGGCCGCGACCCGGACCTGTATCGCGGTCTCGCGGAGAATGGCCGGCGCCTGTTCCTGAAGCGGTTCGTCATCGACGCCTATGCCAAATCCCTGCTGGCGATCTACCAGGAGCTCGACCGCAGCGCCGCCGAGTTGCCCGCGGAGTTGGGCAAGCTGGCCAGGTCGGCCGCCGCCAGTTCCAAACGGCGGTGA
- a CDS encoding glycosyltransferase family 4 protein encodes MIYIVSPGGTQEKGGMGRVVDNFTTDLRQNCPDVRFEVVDSYGPGKFHLMPLYFTRAVARLAGCFAAGKADLVHIHMAEYGSVLRKGILIAMARTFGVPVVLHLHGGRFPKHFKDSSPLMRWAIRRMMAMTSEIVVLGEFWRDWVAEAFGAEARQRTTLLHNAVPGPAKPPVRDDAEEGFAGPVRLLFLGRLIKLKGIDVLLNALASPACRDRNWQVTIAGDGDLETYRALAGDLGIAERVRFTGWLDQTGCRRELAGAHVLVQPSMFEGLPMSVLEAMAEGLTIVATPVGSVPDAIADGETGLLVPPGDVAALADALARVIDDRNLRRNLGAGARARWERQFDVAVFRERLLEIYRRNSRGRLTTTPTVASGPVPASGPTGHSKSTTG; translated from the coding sequence ATGATCTATATCGTCTCCCCCGGCGGCACCCAGGAAAAAGGCGGAATGGGCCGTGTGGTCGACAATTTCACCACCGATCTGCGGCAAAACTGCCCGGATGTCAGGTTCGAGGTCGTCGACAGCTATGGCCCCGGCAAATTCCATCTCATGCCCCTCTATTTCACGCGGGCGGTGGCCCGTCTCGCCGGCTGCTTCGCGGCGGGCAAGGCCGACCTCGTCCACATCCACATGGCGGAATATGGCAGCGTCCTGCGCAAGGGCATCCTGATCGCCATGGCCCGGACCTTCGGCGTGCCGGTTGTCCTGCATCTGCATGGCGGACGTTTCCCCAAGCATTTCAAGGACAGCAGCCCGCTGATGCGCTGGGCGATCCGCCGCATGATGGCGATGACCAGCGAGATCGTCGTGCTGGGCGAATTCTGGCGCGACTGGGTGGCCGAAGCCTTCGGGGCGGAGGCGCGCCAGCGTACCACCCTGCTGCACAACGCCGTGCCGGGACCGGCGAAGCCCCCCGTCCGCGACGATGCGGAGGAGGGGTTCGCCGGTCCGGTGCGCCTGCTGTTCCTCGGCCGGCTGATCAAGCTGAAGGGCATCGACGTCCTGCTGAACGCCCTGGCGTCCCCCGCCTGCCGCGACAGGAACTGGCAGGTGACCATCGCCGGCGACGGCGATCTGGAGACCTACCGCGCCCTTGCCGGCGACCTCGGCATCGCCGAGCGCGTGCGCTTCACCGGCTGGCTCGACCAGACCGGTTGCCGGCGCGAACTGGCCGGCGCCCATGTGCTAGTCCAGCCTTCGATGTTCGAAGGGCTGCCGATGTCGGTTCTGGAGGCGATGGCGGAGGGCTTGACCATCGTCGCCACCCCGGTCGGCAGCGTTCCCGACGCCATCGCCGACGGCGAGACCGGATTGCTGGTGCCGCCGGGGGATGTCGCGGCGCTGGCCGACGCCTTGGCACGGGTGATCGACGACCGCAACCTGCGCCGCAACCTCGGTGCCGGCGCCCGCGCCCGGTGGGAGCGCCAGTTCGATGTCGCGGTGTTCCGCGAACGGCTGCTGGAGATCTACCGCCGCAATTCCCGCGGGCGCCTGACCACGACGCCGACGGTCGCCAGCGGTCCGGTTCCGGCCTCCGGCCCGACCGGTCATTCGAAAAGCACGACCGGCTGA